The segment ACCTTGGACTTCATTCTGCGCAGTGCTTCAGAGATGCTATCCGATTCTTCGGTCAGGATCTGCATCTTCTCGTCAATCTTCGTGACATCCCCTTGCGGAATCGCCAGCTTCAGGCTGACCTTGAACGTTCCTTCCTTCCGGCCGGGATCAATGCCAATAGCAACCACAAATATTCTCCGGTCAATATCCTTGAAATTGCAGCCTGTAAGGACCAGGGTCATGGTTGCGGACAGCAGCATCACCAGCAGAGTCCCGATTACTCCCGCTCTCACACTCTTCGCCTCCTTACCATCCAGTAGCACCAGAATAACAGCAGGATCAGCAGCAGCTCCCCGTACCAGCGGATATGCAGCAGGAATACCCCGAGCATATTAAGGTCGTACTGGTCTATGCGCATCATGAGCATGGTGCCCGCTGCAAAAACCGCCATAATGACGATCTCCTGCCGCAGTCTCGTCTTAGGTCTGCCGGAGGCGGAGGGGAGCTGGCTGAGGAGCAGCTCTTTGCCGACATGCCACTGGATAATGGCACTGACGAGCGCCAGTGTGCTGTAAGCAAAATAAAAAAGATAGAGCATGCGCTCAATCAAAAACGACTCAATCCGGATGCTGTCCGCTGTAGTGAACCAGGTGTACACATGCCGCTCGACACCGACGGTTCCGTGATATCCGATGGGCACATAAAACGTGATGGCCAGCACGAGCAGCCCCTCCAGACTCAGAATCCAGATATGCCTCAGCTTCAAGCCATGAAAGACCCGGTTGAAGACCGCCATATTAATGTAGCCGCTGAATGTAAAGGTCGCTGCCGCAAGGCTGTTCCAGTCGGGAGGATGCAGGGCATGTGTCATGATCTGCAGTACGGCGTCCCAGCTAAAGTCCGGGTTCACCACCGCCTTGACTGTCGTGTACAGAATTAAGGGGAGCGTGATGGCCAGTGTAATTTCCAGTCCATAGAGCAGGGACAGCGAGTCTATTCTGGCACACAGACAGGTCAATATCAGGAACCCGAGCAAGACTGCCATCG is part of the Paenibacillus sp. FSL M7-0420 genome and harbors:
- a CDS encoding GerAB/ArcD/ProY family transporter; amino-acid sequence: MANSRYFYCLFLMNSLINIINFAPRELLDARFDGAQSSILVAVGTGTLFIYLFTRVIRKFPGKGLPEIFGSVMPRLLSSPLIVVYAVLWYLAGALILLSFVDITLRFISPDTGPMAVLLGFLILTCLCARIDSLSLLYGLEITLAITLPLILYTTVKAVVNPDFSWDAVLQIMTHALHPPDWNSLAAATFTFSGYINMAVFNRVFHGLKLRHIWILSLEGLLVLAITFYVPIGYHGTVGVERHVYTWFTTADSIRIESFLIERMLYLFYFAYSTLALVSAIIQWHVGKELLLSQLPSASGRPKTRLRQEIVIMAVFAAGTMLMMRIDQYDLNMLGVFLLHIRWYGELLLILLLFWCYWMVRRRRV